Proteins encoded in a region of the Moritella marina ATCC 15381 genome:
- a CDS encoding alpha/beta fold hydrolase → MNKVSIEVNGSIIAGLQWGDSTKPVLLAVHGWLDNAASFVPLADNLLTQLADGSLPYQLIAIDLPGHGLSTHKIGHYNFIEWVDDLYQIVTSQNWGPVSIIGHSMGAMITSIFAAAFPELVKQIVLVEGLGAISAKADETVSQLRKGIESRAIYNSKIKQSTKRRSNALTLSKIIKARCLVSDLNEDNAALICNRNLTTYNGDVIFRSDQKLKIRSLVRLTELQVIDILSSISTACLIIFGSDGFPLITKTLEKDIFNRVNFTRVEVSGGHHVHMDNPTETATAIVKFVNN, encoded by the coding sequence ATGAATAAAGTTAGTATAGAGGTTAATGGTAGCATTATTGCTGGCTTGCAATGGGGCGATAGCACGAAACCTGTGTTATTAGCTGTCCATGGTTGGTTAGATAATGCCGCTAGTTTTGTTCCTTTAGCTGACAATTTATTAACGCAACTAGCCGATGGCTCATTACCTTATCAGCTAATTGCAATAGATTTACCTGGGCATGGACTTTCTACACATAAAATAGGCCATTATAATTTTATTGAGTGGGTGGATGATCTATACCAAATTGTTACAAGCCAAAACTGGGGGCCTGTGAGTATCATCGGTCATTCAATGGGGGCGATGATTACTTCAATTTTTGCAGCTGCTTTTCCAGAGCTTGTAAAACAGATTGTACTTGTCGAAGGTTTGGGCGCTATTTCAGCAAAAGCAGACGAAACAGTGAGCCAATTGCGTAAAGGTATTGAAAGTCGGGCTATTTATAATAGCAAGATCAAGCAAAGTACTAAACGTAGAAGTAATGCTTTAACCTTGAGTAAGATAATCAAAGCACGTTGTCTTGTTTCAGATTTAAATGAAGACAATGCGGCGCTAATTTGTAACAGAAATTTAACAACATATAATGGTGATGTTATTTTTCGTTCAGACCAGAAATTGAAAATACGATCTTTAGTTCGTTTGACAGAGTTGCAAGTGATTGATATTTTATCTTCCATTTCAACGGCTTGTTTAATAATTTTTGGTAGTGATGGCTTTCCACTGATTACAAAGACGCTGGAAAAAGACATATTTAACAGAGTAAACTTTACTCGCGTAGAAGTATCTGGCGGACATCATGTACACATGGATAATCCGACAGAAACTGCAACGGCTATCGTTAAATTTGTTAATAATTAA
- the fadD gene encoding long-chain-fatty-acid--CoA ligase FadD, with the protein MEKVWLKRYPENVPAEIDFGSFRSLNDIFDQTVQNFADNPAYVNMGCSLTYGEIEEKSRAFAAYLQNELKLNKGDRVALMMPNLLQYPIALFGVLRAGMVIVNVNPLYTPRELKHQLNDSGAKAIVIISNFASVLEKVIEDSPVEHVILTQLGDLFSPVKGAITNLVVKYVKKMVPKFNLPNAIPFNRVLNKGRSLPFNKVETGFDDIAFLQYTGGTTGVSKGAVLTHKNMLANVLQAQGAYGSIIDPGTETVITALPLYHVFALTVNGLLFFLGGGKNILITNPRDLPALIKEIDDHKPTAITGVNTLFNALVNDDTFAKVDFSALKLSVGGGMAVQRSVAEKWKKITGCHLLEGYGLTECSPLVTVNPYDLHEYNGSIGLPVSSTDVRIIDDEGGVLTKPGAVGEMQVRGPQVMQGYWQRPQETADVITDGWLNTGDIARMDEDGFFYIVDRKKDMILVSGFNVFPNEIEDVLTLNDNILEAAAIGVPHESSGETVKIFVVKKGEISKEEIVAHCREHLTAYKVPRIIEFRDELPKSNVGKILRRELRD; encoded by the coding sequence GTGGAAAAGGTTTGGTTAAAGAGATACCCGGAAAATGTTCCCGCTGAGATTGACTTTGGTTCATTTCGTTCTTTAAACGATATATTCGATCAAACAGTGCAAAATTTTGCAGACAACCCTGCATATGTAAATATGGGCTGTTCATTGACTTATGGTGAAATCGAAGAGAAATCTCGCGCTTTCGCTGCTTACCTTCAAAACGAGCTTAAGTTAAATAAAGGCGACCGTGTCGCGTTAATGATGCCGAACTTGCTTCAATACCCAATTGCGTTATTTGGTGTGCTACGAGCTGGTATGGTTATTGTTAATGTAAATCCTTTATATACACCACGCGAGTTAAAACATCAGTTAAACGACTCCGGCGCAAAAGCGATTGTTATCATTTCTAACTTCGCTAGTGTATTAGAAAAAGTCATTGAAGACTCACCTGTTGAACACGTGATCTTAACGCAATTAGGCGATCTTTTCTCTCCTGTTAAAGGTGCGATCACAAACTTAGTCGTTAAGTATGTGAAAAAAATGGTGCCTAAATTTAACTTACCAAATGCGATCCCGTTTAACCGCGTATTGAATAAAGGACGTTCATTGCCGTTTAATAAAGTTGAAACGGGTTTTGATGACATTGCTTTTCTTCAATATACCGGTGGCACAACTGGCGTTTCAAAAGGTGCCGTATTAACGCATAAAAATATGCTAGCTAATGTATTACAAGCACAAGGCGCTTACGGTAGTATCATTGACCCTGGTACTGAAACCGTGATCACAGCGTTACCGCTTTATCATGTATTTGCATTAACAGTAAACGGCTTATTATTCTTCTTGGGCGGTGGTAAAAATATTCTTATTACCAACCCACGTGATCTTCCGGCGTTAATTAAAGAAATTGATGATCATAAACCAACAGCTATTACAGGTGTTAATACACTATTTAATGCACTGGTTAATGATGATACGTTTGCTAAAGTTGATTTCTCGGCGTTAAAACTTTCTGTCGGTGGCGGCATGGCTGTTCAACGTTCAGTTGCTGAAAAGTGGAAGAAGATAACGGGTTGTCATTTACTTGAAGGTTATGGTTTAACTGAGTGCTCACCATTGGTAACAGTAAATCCATACGACCTGCATGAATATAACGGTTCAATTGGTTTACCTGTTTCATCAACAGATGTTCGCATCATTGATGATGAAGGTGGCGTACTGACTAAACCGGGTGCTGTAGGTGAAATGCAAGTACGTGGCCCTCAAGTGATGCAAGGCTATTGGCAGCGTCCACAAGAAACAGCTGACGTGATCACTGATGGCTGGTTAAACACTGGTGATATTGCACGTATGGATGAAGATGGTTTTTTCTATATTGTCGACCGTAAGAAAGACATGATCCTTGTTTCTGGCTTTAACGTTTTCCCAAATGAAATTGAAGATGTGCTAACACTAAATGACAATATCCTTGAAGCTGCTGCAATCGGTGTACCGCATGAGTCGTCAGGTGAAACTGTTAAAATCTTTGTTGTTAAAAAAGGTGAAATTTCGAAAGAAGAAATTGTTGCGCATTGCCGTGAACACCTCACTGCATACAAAGTACCACGTATTATTGAATTCCGTGATGAGTTACCTAAGAGTAATGTAGGTAAAATATTACGTCGTGAGCTGCGTGATTAA
- the rnd gene encoding ribonuclease D: protein MEYILVEDQITLQKMITQCADVEVLAIDTEFIRQRTYYPILGLFQLYNGTETYLVDPLAVDDLSTLWQLLDRQPVVLHACSEDLDVFKTVANKIPDFFHDTQIAAAFSGLGSSLGFGGLVSEFQSITLDKGESRSNWLARPLTEKQLSYAAADVYHLLPCWNELKAKLVELGYYDYYLQELDNLRRRKSEKKQPSTVYKQFKNASFLPPRQLATLQALGEWRENNAVNRDMAINFVVKEAHLLEVAKQQPKSLRDLNKIELLPIEIKRHGKQILEIVKQTAQLADNELPAPLTRISDQPGYKKIVQAMRNKIAIVAEKTNIPAELIGSKKIINELLSWCWELTDEQREVGVKPIMLCNWRAELIGNMLFEHLMADK, encoded by the coding sequence GTGGAATATATTTTAGTTGAAGATCAAATAACATTGCAGAAAATGATAACTCAATGTGCGGATGTTGAAGTTTTAGCAATCGACACTGAATTTATCAGACAGCGTACTTATTACCCAATTCTTGGATTGTTTCAGCTTTACAATGGTACTGAAACATATTTAGTTGATCCACTTGCCGTTGATGACCTAAGCACATTATGGCAACTTCTTGACCGTCAACCTGTTGTGCTTCACGCCTGTTCTGAAGACCTTGATGTATTTAAGACGGTAGCGAATAAAATCCCTGACTTTTTCCACGATACCCAAATCGCAGCAGCATTCAGTGGGCTCGGTTCTTCTCTTGGCTTTGGCGGCTTGGTATCTGAATTCCAAAGTATCACCTTAGACAAAGGTGAGTCTCGCTCTAATTGGTTAGCACGACCATTAACAGAAAAACAGTTAAGTTATGCAGCGGCTGATGTATATCATTTATTGCCTTGCTGGAATGAGCTAAAAGCGAAGCTTGTTGAGTTAGGTTATTATGATTACTACCTACAAGAGCTAGATAACTTGCGTCGTCGTAAGTCAGAAAAGAAACAACCTAGCACAGTGTATAAGCAGTTCAAGAACGCATCATTTCTACCACCTCGTCAACTTGCAACTTTACAAGCGCTAGGAGAGTGGCGTGAAAACAATGCGGTTAATCGTGATATGGCGATTAATTTTGTTGTTAAAGAAGCGCACCTTCTCGAAGTGGCAAAACAACAGCCAAAATCGCTACGAGACTTAAATAAGATTGAATTATTGCCAATCGAAATTAAACGTCACGGTAAGCAGATTCTTGAAATAGTGAAGCAAACTGCACAACTCGCTGATAATGAGTTACCCGCACCATTAACCCGTATCTCGGATCAGCCTGGCTACAAAAAAATTGTTCAAGCTATGCGTAATAAAATAGCCATTGTTGCGGAGAAAACCAATATTCCGGCAGAATTAATTGGTTCTAAGAAAATCATTAATGAACTATTAAGCTGGTGTTGGGAGTTAACGGATGAACAGCGTGAAGTAGGGGTTAAACCTATCATGTTATGTAATTGGCGTGCAGAGCTAATTGGCAATATGTTGTTCGAACATTTGATGGCTGATAAATAG
- the minE gene encoding cell division topological specificity factor MinE, with translation MALLDYFRSSKPNVTSANLAKDRLQIIVAHERSLRDSTPDYLPQLKLDILEVIKKYVAVTSDQVNVQLDQRDNNLSVLELNVTLPDK, from the coding sequence ATGGCGTTACTTGATTATTTTCGTTCATCTAAACCGAACGTAACATCAGCTAATCTAGCGAAGGACCGTTTACAGATTATTGTTGCACATGAACGTAGCTTACGTGACAGCACTCCTGATTATCTACCGCAACTTAAGCTAGATATCCTTGAAGTGATTAAAAAATATGTAGCAGTAACGTCCGATCAAGTTAATGTACAACTTGATCAACGAGATAACAACCTATCAGTATTAGAGTTGAATGTGACTCTGCCTGATAAATAG
- the minD gene encoding septum site-determining protein MinD: MAEIIVVTSGKGGVGKTTTSAAIATGLAMQGKRTVVIDFDIGLRNLDLIMGCERRVVYDFVNVINGEANLSQALIKDKRVDNLYILPASQTRDKDALTKEGVGKILDQLAENHDYIVCDSPAGIEAGAMMALYFADIAIITTNPEVSSVRDSDRIIGMLQSRSRRAELALEPIKEHLLITRYVPERVERGDMLSVENITEILAVPLAGVIPESSAVLKASNSGQPVILDTESDAGQAYADTVARILGEEREFRFLTVEKKGFLSRIFGG; encoded by the coding sequence ATGGCTGAAATTATTGTCGTAACATCCGGTAAAGGTGGCGTAGGTAAAACAACAACCAGCGCTGCGATTGCTACTGGACTCGCAATGCAAGGGAAAAGAACTGTTGTTATCGATTTCGATATCGGTTTACGTAATTTAGACTTAATCATGGGCTGTGAACGCCGTGTTGTGTATGACTTTGTAAATGTGATCAACGGTGAAGCAAATTTATCTCAAGCATTAATTAAAGATAAACGTGTAGATAACCTGTATATCTTACCGGCTTCACAAACACGTGATAAAGACGCGCTAACAAAAGAAGGTGTTGGCAAGATTTTAGACCAACTTGCAGAAAATCATGACTACATTGTCTGTGATTCACCGGCAGGCATCGAAGCTGGTGCAATGATGGCCTTATACTTTGCAGATATTGCTATTATCACGACAAACCCTGAAGTCTCTTCTGTGCGCGATTCAGACCGTATTATCGGCATGTTACAAAGCCGTTCTCGACGAGCAGAGCTTGCTCTTGAACCAATAAAAGAACACCTGCTTATTACTCGCTATGTGCCAGAACGCGTGGAACGTGGTGATATGTTAAGTGTTGAAAACATTACCGAGATTTTAGCTGTGCCACTTGCAGGTGTCATTCCTGAATCAAGCGCAGTACTTAAAGCGTCAAATAGTGGTCAACCTGTGATCTTGGACACTGAAAGTGATGCTGGCCAAGCTTATGCTGATACGGTAGCAAGAATCTTAGGCGAAGAACGCGAATTTCGTTTTCTGACAGTTGAGAAGAAAGGCTTTTTAAGCAGAATTTTTGGAGGTTAA
- the minC gene encoding septum site-determining protein MinC — translation MAEQSIKFKGTSFTLSVIHIENDAAMVNLHTFIADKVSQAPAFFKSAPVVVNVANLAEDIDFFTIQQVITQNGMNLVGIEGCQTAEQKLVVREAGLSVISNTAKNTATKLVPAAQIKPEVQTVIVEKSVTKTVVHKGQIRSGQQIYAQDASLTILGNISAGAEVIADGSIHIYGALRGRAIAGAKGDDSAQIFCNKLDPELLSINGTYILSDAVQAEFLNKQAQINCINNKLEITKFD, via the coding sequence ATGGCAGAACAGTCAATCAAATTTAAAGGGACTAGCTTTACGCTTTCGGTCATTCATATCGAAAATGATGCGGCAATGGTTAATCTTCACACCTTTATTGCTGATAAAGTAAGTCAAGCGCCTGCATTCTTTAAATCTGCACCGGTTGTTGTGAATGTCGCCAACTTAGCTGAAGACATTGATTTTTTTACAATCCAGCAGGTTATTACGCAAAACGGCATGAACTTAGTTGGTATTGAAGGCTGCCAAACGGCAGAACAAAAATTAGTAGTGCGTGAGGCTGGGCTTTCAGTTATATCAAATACGGCCAAAAATACCGCAACTAAACTGGTACCGGCGGCTCAAATTAAGCCAGAAGTACAGACTGTCATTGTTGAAAAGTCGGTAACAAAAACAGTTGTACATAAAGGGCAGATACGCTCTGGCCAACAAATTTATGCACAGGACGCATCCTTAACTATCCTTGGTAATATCAGCGCAGGTGCTGAAGTTATTGCTGATGGCTCTATTCATATTTATGGCGCGTTACGTGGACGTGCTATTGCGGGTGCTAAAGGTGACGATAGCGCCCAGATTTTTTGTAATAAATTAGACCCCGAATTATTGTCAATTAATGGCACTTATATTTTAAGCGATGCAGTACAAGCTGAATTTTTAAATAAACAAGCTCAGATAAATTGCATAAATAACAAATTAGAAATTACAAAGTTCGATTAA
- a CDS encoding YcgL domain-containing protein, producing the protein MLCSIYKTNKKEGMYLFISRRDDFSQVPETLMGMFGQPKLVVTMNLTETRSLAFADSKLVLEDLTTKGFYLQMPPPPVDHLVEYKAWRDSNK; encoded by the coding sequence ATGCTTTGTTCAATATATAAAACAAATAAAAAAGAAGGGATGTATTTATTTATCTCCCGTCGCGACGATTTTAGCCAAGTTCCTGAAACTTTAATGGGAATGTTCGGTCAACCTAAGTTAGTTGTAACCATGAATTTAACAGAAACACGTTCTTTAGCGTTTGCTGATTCAAAATTGGTGCTAGAAGATCTAACGACAAAAGGCTTTTATTTACAAATGCCGCCTCCGCCAGTTGATCACTTAGTTGAATACAAAGCGTGGCGTGATAG